From the genome of Proteus vulgaris, one region includes:
- the nfsB gene encoding oxygen-insensitive NAD(P)H nitroreductase produces the protein MNLLNILKTRYATKHFDKNKVIPEQELEQIKALLQLSPSSVNTQPWHFIIAKTDEAKQKIASSTEGGYEFNKEKILSASHVVVMCARNTLTEEYLSHLLELEDKAGRYPAVEFKEQNNLARSFFVNLHEKQLGDLSHWIEKQVYLNMGSLLLGAATLGIDALPMEGFDLSKIDSTFSLNDKGLHAVTIVALGYREEDDFNYNLPKSRLPQSEIITDI, from the coding sequence ATGAATTTATTAAATATATTGAAAACACGTTATGCGACAAAACATTTTGATAAAAACAAAGTGATCCCTGAGCAAGAATTAGAACAAATTAAAGCATTATTACAACTAAGCCCATCAAGTGTGAATACTCAACCGTGGCATTTTATCATCGCAAAAACGGATGAAGCGAAGCAGAAAATTGCCAGCTCAACAGAGGGTGGATATGAGTTCAATAAAGAGAAAATATTAAGTGCTTCACATGTTGTAGTTATGTGTGCAAGAAATACATTAACTGAAGAATATCTCTCTCATTTGCTTGAATTAGAAGATAAAGCAGGACGGTATCCAGCAGTCGAATTTAAAGAGCAAAATAACCTTGCAAGATCATTTTTTGTTAATCTACATGAAAAACAACTTGGCGATTTATCTCATTGGATAGAGAAGCAGGTTTATTTGAATATGGGATCATTATTACTAGGTGCGGCAACGTTAGGAATAGATGCTCTTCCAATGGAAGGTTTTGATCTATCAAAAATAGATTCAACATTTTCTTTAAATGATAAAGGTCTTCATGCCGTGACAATTGTTGCATTAGGTTATAGAGAAGAAGATGATTTCAATTACAATTTGCCAAAATCAAGATTACCACAAAGTGAAATTATCACAGATATTTAG
- a CDS encoding winged helix-turn-helix transcriptional regulator has product MDTVKKNRYNDYTYDGCPVEASLELMGGKGKGMILYHLQGKILRFNELKRKLISITPRMLTKQLRELESDGLIERKVYAEIPPKVEYKLSEDGESLSHVLAALQSWGEERAIPILKRSANRK; this is encoded by the coding sequence ATGGATACTGTTAAAAAGAATAGATATAACGACTACACCTATGATGGATGCCCGGTTGAAGCCTCTTTAGAGCTGATGGGAGGAAAAGGAAAAGGCATGATCCTTTACCATTTACAGGGAAAAATACTGCGATTTAATGAGCTAAAAAGAAAACTTATTTCAATAACACCTAGAATGCTAACTAAACAGTTACGTGAACTTGAATCTGACGGGCTTATCGAGCGCAAAGTGTATGCTGAAATTCCGCCCAAAGTTGAATATAAACTCAGCGAGGATGGAGAATCACTCTCTCACGTTTTAGCAGCACTACAAAGCTGGGGAGAAGAAAGAGCAATTCCTATATTAAAAAGATCTGCCAATAGAAAATGA
- the gndA gene encoding NADP-dependent phosphogluconate dehydrogenase — protein sequence MSKQQIGVVGMAVMGRNLALNIESRGYSVSIYNRSSDKTNEVIAENPGKKLVPNYSIEEFVDSLEKPRRILLMVKAGEATDKTIAALTPHLDKGDILIDGGNTFFKDTIRRNRELSAQGFNFIGTGVSGGEEGALKGPSIMPGGQKEAYELVAPILEKIAAVAEGEPCVTYIGADGAGHYVKMVHNGIEYGDMQLIAEAYSVLKHSLGLTNEELAETFTEWNKGELSSYLIEITADIFRKKDDEGKYLVDVILDEAANKGTGKWTSQSSLDLGVPVTLITESVFARYISSLKDQRVAASKVLSGPTPKAFSGDKKAFIENVRRALYLGKIVSYAQGFQQLKAASDEYNWDLNYGEIAKIFRAGCIIRAQFLQKITDAYNEDASIANLLLAPYFKQIADDYQQALRDVVCYGVQAGIPTPTFSAAISYYDSYRAEVLPANLIQAQRDYFGAHTYKRTDKDGVFHTEWME from the coding sequence ATGTCAAAACAGCAAATCGGCGTGGTTGGTATGGCAGTTATGGGACGTAACCTTGCGCTAAATATTGAAAGCCGTGGTTATTCTGTATCCATCTACAACCGCTCAAGCGATAAAACCAACGAAGTTATCGCTGAAAATCCAGGTAAAAAACTGGTTCCGAATTATTCTATTGAAGAGTTTGTTGATTCGTTAGAAAAACCGCGCCGTATTTTATTAATGGTAAAAGCGGGTGAAGCAACGGATAAAACAATTGCTGCATTGACACCGCATTTAGATAAAGGCGATATCCTTATCGATGGCGGAAATACTTTCTTTAAAGATACCATTCGTCGTAACCGTGAATTATCAGCACAAGGTTTTAACTTCATTGGTACGGGGGTTTCTGGTGGTGAAGAAGGCGCGTTAAAAGGCCCTTCAATCATGCCGGGTGGACAAAAAGAAGCTTACGAATTAGTCGCGCCAATCCTTGAAAAAATTGCGGCTGTTGCTGAAGGTGAACCTTGTGTGACTTATATCGGTGCTGATGGCGCGGGTCACTATGTGAAAATGGTTCACAACGGTATCGAATATGGCGATATGCAATTGATTGCAGAAGCGTATTCAGTATTAAAACACTCTTTAGGTCTAACTAATGAAGAATTAGCAGAAACCTTTACTGAGTGGAATAAAGGCGAGTTAAGTAGCTACCTGATTGAAATTACTGCTGATATCTTCCGTAAAAAAGATGACGAAGGTAAATACCTTGTAGATGTTATTCTTGATGAAGCGGCAAATAAAGGTACAGGTAAATGGACTAGCCAAAGCTCTTTAGACTTAGGTGTACCCGTTACTCTTATCACTGAGTCTGTGTTTGCTCGTTATATCTCTTCATTAAAAGATCAACGTGTTGCTGCATCTAAAGTATTATCAGGCCCAACACCTAAAGCATTCTCTGGCGATAAAAAAGCCTTTATTGAAAATGTACGTCGCGCACTGTATTTAGGTAAAATCGTTTCTTATGCTCAAGGTTTCCAACAACTGAAAGCCGCATCAGACGAATATAACTGGGATTTAAACTACGGCGAAATCGCGAAGATTTTCCGTGCGGGTTGTATCATTCGTGCTCAATTCCTGCAAAAAATTACAGATGCTTATAATGAAGATGCAAGCATTGCAAATCTGCTGTTAGCGCCATACTTTAAACAAATCGCTGACGATTACCAACAAGCTTTACGTGATGTTGTTTGTTATGGCGTACAAGCAGGTATTCCAACTCCAACATTCTCTGCCGCTATTTCTTACTACGATAGCTATCGTGCAGAAGTGTTGCCAGCAAACTTAATCCAAGCTCAACGTGACTACTTTGGTGCGCATACATATAAACGTACTGATAAAGATGGCGTATTTCATACAGAGTGGATGGAGTAA
- a CDS encoding S8 family serine peptidase yields the protein MSNEISVYKMMSSSPSIYAEVNENRGKFDLSLMSNNEVIEKISGIQCGQTFYINAPGTYTVLVNYTDGKHTSNEVVFQPSEFIKEKITPLFSMLENKLSSLSEPVINENDKFSIQIKINKGKKSKLDKLLKKERGFFDLEKVVIDLSSFQKDHPIHNFEYYTLKSTLSVNDVKIVADKLEADSDIVYVSITPDSIKLLESNNIKQSAFNLDKATTEVTPDLSYYQKYLDEPYQGMNVRKAWAKENTGQLAVIRHIDFGVNSFHEDLQNKNITVVTNNGTTKEEILKNIHGTGSVGVISAENNGFGMTGIAHSAKLYSYYIHQMSTVLSDSRPGDIVSYEYCAWNHEKKMVPASMYKSFWDTIYNLTQKGVIVLNTAGNSNVNLSDPSQFIDYGDNGGILVGACMPNDGSKAGFSNYGHSTSLVNSWGFQVATTGGGSLYNRDNDPTTTYTAKFNGTSSAAPLCASALGLLQSHAKSMGIMLTPESMRALLKKSSYTEGVKDGIGVRPNVDQLMGELDKEILAPLVNINPFSYSSNYLNLNSSFKLKEYKLENLPFYYQYTDLPHNGIIAHYPQQGPSKLEWWDQSKTSSQVKIPISDSDGNVSVLYLTVHKWNDSGLFAMNTAAAPDNSTGSNFRIRLIYDPAKNTHLNTTKYSGVFPVYINSWGHREYKLPVRINIHIE from the coding sequence ATGAGTAATGAAATTAGTGTATATAAAATGATGAGCAGTTCCCCTTCTATTTATGCAGAAGTGAATGAAAATAGAGGGAAATTTGATCTATCCCTTATGAGTAACAATGAAGTTATTGAAAAAATCAGCGGCATACAGTGCGGACAGACTTTTTATATCAATGCACCTGGAACTTATACCGTACTGGTTAATTATACTGACGGTAAACACACCTCTAATGAAGTCGTTTTTCAGCCATCAGAATTTATTAAGGAAAAAATAACTCCTTTATTTTCAATGCTAGAGAATAAATTATCTTCACTTTCAGAACCAGTGATTAATGAGAATGATAAATTCTCAATTCAAATAAAAATAAATAAAGGAAAAAAATCAAAATTAGATAAATTACTGAAAAAAGAACGTGGATTTTTTGATTTAGAAAAAGTGGTTATTGATTTATCCTCATTTCAAAAAGATCACCCTATTCACAACTTTGAGTATTATACTTTAAAAAGTACGCTCTCTGTTAATGATGTAAAAATTGTCGCAGATAAATTAGAAGCGGACAGTGATATTGTCTATGTCTCTATCACTCCTGATAGTATTAAATTATTAGAATCTAATAACATAAAACAAAGCGCTTTTAATTTAGATAAAGCGACTACTGAAGTGACACCTGATCTTTCTTATTATCAAAAATATCTCGATGAACCCTATCAAGGTATGAATGTACGAAAGGCTTGGGCTAAAGAAAATACAGGTCAATTAGCTGTAATCCGACATATTGATTTTGGTGTTAATAGTTTTCATGAAGACCTTCAAAATAAAAATATTACTGTTGTTACTAATAATGGTACAACCAAAGAAGAAATATTAAAAAATATTCATGGTACAGGTTCTGTTGGTGTTATATCAGCTGAAAATAATGGTTTTGGAATGACGGGCATTGCTCATTCTGCAAAACTATATTCTTATTATATTCACCAAATGAGTACTGTTTTAAGTGATTCCAGACCTGGAGACATTGTTAGTTATGAATACTGTGCATGGAATCATGAAAAAAAAATGGTTCCAGCATCCATGTATAAATCATTCTGGGATACCATTTATAACCTAACTCAAAAAGGTGTTATTGTTCTCAATACCGCAGGTAATTCAAACGTTAATTTATCTGATCCCTCACAATTTATAGATTACGGTGATAATGGTGGCATATTAGTGGGTGCTTGTATGCCTAATGATGGAAGTAAAGCTGGTTTTTCAAATTATGGTCACTCCACCTCATTAGTGAATTCATGGGGCTTTCAAGTAGCAACTACAGGAGGTGGCTCTTTATATAATCGAGATAATGATCCTACTACCACATATACTGCTAAATTTAATGGCACTTCAAGTGCCGCACCTTTATGTGCAAGTGCTCTTGGATTATTACAATCTCATGCCAAAAGTATGGGCATTATGTTAACACCAGAGAGTATGAGAGCATTATTAAAAAAATCCAGTTACACTGAAGGAGTAAAAGATGGAATTGGTGTTAGACCTAATGTCGATCAATTAATGGGAGAGCTAGATAAAGAAATTCTGGCTCCACTCGTAAATATAAATCCCTTTTCATATTCATCTAATTATTTAAATCTTAATTCTTCATTTAAACTTAAGGAATATAAACTAGAAAACCTTCCATTCTATTATCAATATACGGATTTACCACACAATGGTATTATTGCACATTATCCACAACAAGGTCCTTCTAAATTAGAATGGTGGGATCAAAGTAAAACATCAAGCCAAGTGAAAATTCCAATATCTGATAGTGATGGGAATGTATCTGTATTATATTTAACAGTACATAAATGGAATGATTCTGGTTTATTTGCTATGAATACAGCCGCTGCACCTGATAACTCGACGGGCTCAAATTTCAGAATAAGATTGATATATGATCCTGCAAAAAACACACATTTAAATACAACAAAATACAGTGGGGTTTTTCCTGTTTATATTAACTCTTGGGGGCATCGAGAATATAAATTGCCTGTAAGAATTAATATTCATATAGAATAA
- a CDS encoding dicarboxylate/amino acid:cation symporter codes for MQTSSRKLPFYRVLYIQVIIAIIFGILLGHFYPDIGESFKPLGDGFIKIVKMIIAPVIFLTVVTGIAGMNNMKAVGKVAGKSMIYFLTFSTIALVIGLITANIIRPGDGLNISPESLDSSRVEMYVTQAHSSSLVDFFMNIIPDTIVSPLVNGNILQVLFVSVVFGLALASIGSRGEPVLNFLQHLCEPVFKMVGMLMKLAPIGAFGAMAFTIGKYGISSIGNLMLLVITFYLTALLFVLVVLGAVAKYNGFSILSLIKYIKDELWLVLGTSSSEAALPTLMSKMEKLGCKKSVVGLVIPTGYSFNLDGTNIYMTMAALFIAQATGVDLSLTEQITLLFVAMISSKGAAGVTGAGFITLAATLSVVPSVPVAGMALILGIDRFMSECRALTNLVGNACACIVVARWENALDKERMNDVFSGRISIENKLDTDLVLDEINEKTHYIKASEQ; via the coding sequence ATGCAGACTTCATCCCGCAAGCTCCCCTTTTATCGTGTGTTATATATCCAAGTTATTATTGCTATCATTTTCGGTATTCTATTAGGACATTTTTACCCTGATATTGGTGAGTCATTCAAACCTTTGGGTGATGGATTTATCAAAATAGTAAAAATGATCATCGCACCTGTTATCTTTCTAACCGTAGTGACCGGCATTGCTGGTATGAACAATATGAAAGCAGTCGGAAAAGTAGCGGGTAAATCAATGATTTACTTTCTCACATTTTCTACAATTGCACTTGTTATTGGATTAATCACTGCCAATATTATTCGCCCTGGTGACGGTTTAAATATCTCTCCTGAATCATTAGACAGTAGCCGAGTAGAAATGTATGTCACTCAGGCGCACAGCTCTTCTCTTGTTGATTTTTTCATGAATATCATCCCTGATACTATCGTTAGTCCATTAGTTAACGGTAATATCTTACAAGTGCTGTTTGTTTCTGTAGTTTTTGGTCTGGCATTAGCATCAATAGGTTCACGGGGTGAACCTGTATTAAATTTCTTACAGCATCTTTGTGAACCTGTTTTTAAGATGGTTGGTATGCTAATGAAGTTAGCACCTATTGGTGCCTTTGGTGCAATGGCTTTTACGATAGGTAAATATGGTATTTCCTCCATTGGAAATTTAATGTTGTTGGTAATTACTTTTTATTTAACAGCATTACTTTTCGTATTGGTCGTTTTGGGTGCGGTTGCTAAATATAATGGCTTTTCTATTCTCTCTTTAATTAAATACATAAAAGATGAACTTTGGTTAGTATTAGGTACTTCTTCGTCTGAAGCCGCACTACCTACATTAATGAGTAAAATGGAAAAACTGGGTTGTAAAAAATCCGTTGTCGGTTTAGTTATTCCAACTGGTTACTCCTTTAATTTAGATGGCACTAATATCTATATGACCATGGCGGCATTATTTATCGCTCAAGCAACAGGCGTTGATTTGTCATTAACAGAACAAATTACATTACTGTTTGTTGCCATGATCAGCTCAAAAGGTGCAGCAGGTGTTACAGGAGCCGGTTTCATTACTCTTGCAGCAACATTATCGGTTGTTCCTAGTGTTCCCGTTGCGGGTATGGCTTTGATACTAGGTATTGACCGCTTTATGTCAGAATGTCGCGCATTGACCAATCTTGTTGGCAATGCTTGCGCCTGTATTGTTGTTGCTCGCTGGGAAAATGCCTTAGACAAAGAGAGAATGAATGATGTTTTTAGTGGAAGAATATCAATAGAAAACAAGCTAGATACTGATTTAGTATTAGATGAAATAAATGAAAAAACACATTATATAAAAGCATCTGAACAATAG
- a CDS encoding fimbrial protein codes for MKKTFLSTSLAIALSLTVGTVFADDNTGTINFNGLLTTTTCKVDIEGQGPNATITLPTVSTNVLTQAGQVTGRTAFNMNLHDCENVIPTITIWRMNSDSSDVTHSLVSAFFEAGVTVDPVTGRLKNMDTSATGATFVNLQLLDGSNNFAPIKVGSTSQVTNTSYVDIDSDTFSATLPYAVEYYATGTTTAGKVNSSVVYTLQYK; via the coding sequence ATGAAGAAAACTTTTTTGAGTACATCATTAGCTATCGCATTGAGCTTAACAGTAGGTACAGTATTTGCTGACGATAATACGGGTACTATAAATTTTAATGGTCTATTAACAACAACAACTTGTAAAGTTGATATAGAAGGACAAGGACCTAATGCAACCATTACTTTACCTACAGTAAGTACAAATGTATTAACTCAAGCTGGTCAAGTAACTGGCCGGACTGCATTTAATATGAATCTACACGATTGCGAAAATGTAATTCCTACTATTACTATTTGGAGAATGAATTCAGATTCAAGCGATGTTACTCACAGTCTTGTCTCAGCATTTTTTGAAGCAGGGGTCACCGTTGATCCAGTGACTGGACGACTTAAAAATATGGATACCAGTGCTACAGGTGCTACTTTTGTTAATTTACAATTACTAGATGGTAGTAATAATTTTGCTCCAATTAAAGTTGGTAGTACCTCACAAGTCACTAATACATCTTATGTAGACATTGATTCTGATACATTTTCAGCAACATTACCTTATGCTGTTGAATACTACGCAACAGGTACAACAACTGCTGGTAAAGTTAATAGTAGTGTTGTTTATACTCTGCAATATAAGTAA